One Streptomyces fagopyri DNA window includes the following coding sequences:
- the chcB gene encoding 2-cyclohexenylcarbonyl CoA isomerase, which translates to MADTVLYEVSDGLATITLNRPGAMNAMDTGTKVALRDAARQAAADPEVRAILLTAAGDRAFCVGQDLKEHIGLLAADKESGSRHTMNTVREHYNPIVRALTGAPKPVVAAVNGVAAGAGLGFALAADYRIVADTAAFNTSFAGVALTADSGISWTLPRVVGPGRAADLLLFPRSITAQEAYELGIANRLVPAGELRAEAEKVARALATGPTVAYAALKEAVAYGLTHSLDETLEKEDELQTRAGASEDHLIAVQAFVDKEKPKYLGR; encoded by the coding sequence ATGGCCGACACCGTGCTCTACGAGGTGAGCGACGGACTCGCGACGATCACGCTGAACCGCCCCGGGGCGATGAACGCGATGGACACCGGTACGAAGGTCGCCCTGCGGGACGCGGCGCGGCAGGCGGCGGCGGACCCGGAGGTGCGGGCGATCCTGCTCACCGCGGCCGGTGACCGGGCGTTCTGCGTCGGTCAGGACCTCAAGGAGCACATCGGGCTGCTGGCCGCCGACAAGGAGTCGGGGTCGAGGCACACGATGAACACCGTGCGCGAGCACTACAACCCGATCGTGCGGGCCCTGACCGGCGCCCCGAAGCCCGTGGTGGCCGCGGTCAACGGTGTCGCCGCCGGGGCGGGGCTCGGTTTCGCGCTCGCCGCGGACTACCGGATCGTCGCGGACACGGCCGCCTTCAACACGTCGTTCGCCGGGGTCGCGCTGACCGCCGACTCCGGGATCTCCTGGACGCTGCCGCGGGTCGTGGGGCCGGGCCGCGCCGCCGACCTGCTGCTCTTCCCGCGCAGCATCACCGCGCAGGAGGCGTACGAGCTGGGCATCGCGAACCGGCTCGTGCCCGCCGGCGAACTGCGCGCGGAGGCGGAGAAGGTGGCGCGGGCGCTGGCCACCGGCCCGACGGTCGCGTACGCCGCGCTGAAGGAGGCAGTGGCGTACGGCCTGACTCATTCGCTGGACGAGACGCTGGAGAAGGAGGACGAGCTGCAGACGCGGGCGGGGGCTTCCGAGGACCATCTGATCGCGGTGCAGGCGTTCGTCGACAAGGAGAAGCCCAAGTACTTGGGGCGGTGA
- the sigE gene encoding RNA polymerase sigma factor SigE has product MLRRLLRSAGEPKSVTDTADTFHAAAPAQTATFTTDAEPQAWTPPTWEEIVSTHSGRVYRLAYRLTGNQHDAEDLTQEVFVRVFRSLSTYTPGTFEGWLHRITTNLFLDMVRRKQRIRFDALGDDAAERLPSREPSPQQVFNDAHFDADVQQALDTLAPEFRAAVVLCDIEGLSYEEIAATLGVKLGTVRSRIHRGRSQLRKALSHRSPEARAERRGFAITGVPALGGGGATA; this is encoded by the coding sequence GTGCTGCGGCGCCTGCTGCGATCAGCGGGTGAGCCGAAATCCGTGACCGACACCGCTGACACGTTCCATGCCGCTGCTCCCGCGCAGACCGCGACGTTCACCACCGACGCGGAGCCCCAGGCGTGGACTCCGCCCACGTGGGAGGAGATCGTCAGCACGCACAGCGGCCGGGTCTACCGGCTCGCCTACCGCCTGACGGGAAACCAGCACGACGCCGAGGACCTCACCCAGGAGGTCTTCGTCCGTGTCTTCCGCTCCTTGTCGACCTACACGCCCGGCACCTTCGAGGGCTGGCTGCACCGCATCACGACCAACCTCTTCCTGGACATGGTGCGCCGCAAGCAGCGCATCCGCTTCGACGCCCTCGGCGACGACGCGGCCGAGCGCCTGCCCAGCCGCGAGCCCTCCCCGCAGCAGGTCTTCAACGACGCGCACTTCGACGCGGACGTCCAGCAGGCGCTGGACACCCTCGCGCCCGAGTTCCGCGCCGCCGTCGTCCTCTGTGACATCGAGGGACTGTCGTACGAGGAGATCGCCGCCACCCTGGGCGTCAAGCTCGGTACGGTCCGCAGCCGGATCCACCGTGGTCGCTCGCAGCTGCGCAAGGCCCTCTCGCACCGGTCTCCCGAGGCCCGTGCCGAGCGCCGCGGCTTCGCGATCACGGGAGTTCCCGCGCTGGGAGGAGGGGGCGCGACCGCGTGA
- a CDS encoding O-methyltransferase, with product MSRFPAPTDTVTPRQSRGQERVITGNRQTSWAFADAFVAEDEALRWARDRAREAGLRSVSPGTGAALRLLAATVDAKAVAEIGTGAGVSGIHLLHGMRPDGVLTTVDPEPDRQQFARQAFRAAGFASNRARFIPGRALDVLPRLADAGYDLVFCDGDRLECLDYLAESLRLLRPGGLVAFEGVFADGRTMDSGPQPAEVGRLRELLRAVRESQDLVPSLLPVGDGLLCAVKR from the coding sequence ATCAGCAGGTTCCCGGCACCAACGGATACAGTCACGCCCAGGCAATCACGGGGACAGGAGAGGGTCATTACCGGCAACCGGCAGACGAGCTGGGCGTTCGCCGACGCCTTTGTCGCCGAGGACGAGGCGCTGCGCTGGGCCCGCGACCGGGCGCGCGAGGCAGGCCTGCGCTCGGTCTCGCCCGGCACGGGCGCCGCGTTGCGCTTGCTCGCCGCCACCGTGGACGCGAAAGCGGTGGCGGAGATCGGGACCGGGGCCGGCGTCTCAGGAATTCATCTGCTGCACGGCATGCGGCCGGACGGGGTACTGACCACCGTCGACCCGGAGCCCGACCGCCAGCAGTTCGCCCGTCAGGCCTTCCGTGCGGCGGGCTTCGCGAGCAACCGCGCGCGCTTCATCCCCGGCCGCGCGCTGGACGTGCTCCCCCGGCTCGCGGACGCCGGCTACGACCTCGTCTTCTGCGACGGCGACCGTCTGGAGTGCCTGGACTACCTCGCTGAATCGTTGCGCCTGCTGCGGCCGGGCGGGCTGGTCGCCTTCGAGGGCGTGTTCGCGGACGGCCGCACCATGGACTCGGGACCGCAGCCCGCGGAGGTCGGCCGGCTGCGCGAACTGCTGCGCGCGGTGCGCGAGAGCCAGGACCTGGTGCCCTCGCTGCTCCCGGTGGGCGACGGCCTGCTCTGCGCCGTCAAGCGCTGA
- a CDS encoding anti-sigma factor family protein produces the protein MSGSRPDSAERRVADQHLGDRLSALVDGELGHESRDRVLAHLATCAKCKAEADAQRRLKNVFAEVAPPPPSESFLARLQGLPGGGDFDGGDGSPLGGGAFGGRLPSGSGVTGVFGVRGEPFGYVPAGPHADALRPSAGRGFHIHDVSRHEAERSSSRGLRFAFAAAGAVSLAAVALGGVSTGVPGDTADARGGSGGSNVAPTRTPGSGSATAPETQRRRSTGPLLAQGQRAFGDAPVQPTEVSAPLLPGVPAPAPQGQDMMHTLTTPVVAGAAAMSPLIRPLTEVQPAVSTSWSMAPEVATPGLLAAPAPVSSPSSSPFLSSRTAR, from the coding sequence GTGAGTGGATCACGGCCTGACTCTGCGGAGCGGCGTGTAGCCGACCAGCATCTTGGGGACCGACTCTCCGCCCTCGTGGACGGCGAGCTCGGTCATGAGTCGCGCGATCGCGTCCTGGCCCACCTCGCCACCTGTGCGAAGTGCAAGGCCGAGGCGGACGCCCAGCGCCGACTGAAGAACGTCTTCGCGGAAGTCGCCCCTCCGCCCCCTTCCGAGAGCTTCCTGGCCCGTCTCCAGGGACTGCCGGGGGGAGGTGACTTCGACGGCGGTGACGGCTCACCGCTCGGCGGGGGAGCATTCGGCGGAAGACTGCCCTCCGGCTCCGGGGTGACCGGCGTCTTCGGCGTGCGCGGCGAACCCTTCGGGTACGTGCCCGCCGGGCCGCACGCGGACGCGCTGCGCCCTTCCGCCGGACGCGGCTTCCATATCCATGACGTCAGCCGTCACGAGGCCGAGAGGTCCTCCTCGCGCGGTCTGCGCTTCGCCTTCGCCGCGGCCGGTGCGGTGTCGCTGGCCGCGGTCGCGCTCGGCGGGGTGTCGACCGGGGTGCCCGGTGACACCGCGGACGCGCGCGGCGGCTCCGGCGGAAGCAACGTGGCACCGACGCGCACCCCGGGCTCGGGGAGCGCGACGGCTCCCGAGACACAGCGCCGCCGCTCCACGGGACCGCTGCTCGCCCAGGGCCAGCGCGCGTTCGGTGACGCCCCGGTGCAGCCCACCGAGGTGTCCGCGCCGCTGCTGCCCGGAGTCCCCGCTCCGGCGCCCCAGGGCCAGGACATGATGCACACGCTGACGACCCCCGTGGTGGCCGGCGCCGCCGCGATGTCCCCGCTGATACGTCCGCTCACGGAGGTCCAGCCGGCCGTGTCGACCTCCTGGTCGATGGCGCCCGAGGTCGCGACCCCGGGTCTGCTCGCCGCGCCCGCCCCCGTCTCGTCCCCCTCCTCCTCCCCGTTCCTCTCCTCCCGCACCGCCCGCTGA
- a CDS encoding DivIVA domain-containing protein codes for MFMFLFLVVALAVVVAAVTLAVVGGGESAPLPEAAPDRLDDPLPAARPVNRADVEALRFPLAPRGYRMSDVDDALGRLGAELAERDARIAHLESALAGARADTARPTSLHKHAEGEER; via the coding sequence ATGTTCATGTTCTTGTTCCTGGTCGTCGCGCTCGCCGTCGTGGTCGCCGCGGTGACCCTGGCCGTGGTGGGCGGCGGCGAGAGCGCGCCCCTGCCCGAGGCGGCGCCCGACCGGCTGGACGATCCGCTGCCCGCCGCCCGCCCGGTGAACCGCGCGGACGTGGAGGCCCTGCGGTTCCCGCTCGCCCCCCGCGGCTACCGCATGTCGGACGTGGACGACGCCCTCGGCCGTCTCGGCGCGGAGCTCGCGGAGCGCGACGCCCGGATCGCCCACCTGGAGTCCGCGCTCGCCGGCGCCCGCGCGGACACCGCCCGGCCCACCTCCCTGCACAAGCACGCCGAGGGCGAGGAGCGGTGA
- a CDS encoding DNA-3-methyladenine glycosylase I — protein MSDALAGPDGALRCPWALSTEDYVSYHDEEWGRPVHGDDALYERLCLEAFQSGLSWITILRRRPGFRAAFAGFEIASVAAFTDADKERLLGDPGIIRNRAKIEATVANARVLADWAPGELDELIWSFAPDPDTRPAPAKLSDVPAVTDESTALSKTLKKRGIRFVGPTTAYALMQACGLVDDHLVDCVARKDTP, from the coding sequence GTGAGCGACGCGCTCGCCGGCCCCGACGGCGCCCTGCGCTGCCCCTGGGCGCTGTCCACCGAGGACTACGTGTCGTACCACGACGAGGAGTGGGGCCGCCCGGTCCACGGCGACGACGCGCTGTACGAGCGGCTCTGCCTGGAGGCCTTCCAATCGGGCCTGTCCTGGATCACCATCCTGCGCCGCAGGCCGGGTTTCCGGGCCGCCTTCGCCGGTTTCGAGATCGCCTCGGTGGCGGCTTTCACGGACGCCGACAAGGAGCGCCTCCTCGGTGACCCGGGCATCATCCGCAACCGCGCGAAGATCGAGGCGACCGTCGCCAACGCGCGCGTGCTGGCCGACTGGGCACCCGGCGAACTCGACGAGCTGATCTGGTCCTTCGCGCCCGACCCGGACACCCGCCCGGCCCCCGCAAAGCTGTCCGACGTCCCGGCCGTCACGGACGAGTCGACCGCCCTCTCCAAGACCCTCAAGAAGCGCGGCATCCGTTTCGTGGGCCCGACGACGGCGTACGCCCTGATGCAGGCGTGCGGCCTGGTCGACGACCACCTGGTGGACTGCGTCGCGCGCAAGGACACCCCCTGA
- a CDS encoding DUF3117 domain-containing protein, whose product MAAMKPRTGDGPLEVTKEGRGIVMRVPLEGGGRLVVELTPDEADALGDALKKVVG is encoded by the coding sequence ATGGCGGCCATGAAGCCGCGGACGGGCGATGGCCCGCTCGAGGTGACAAAGGAGGGGCGGGGCATCGTCATGCGCGTTCCGCTCGAAGGCGGCGGTCGGCTCGTCGTCGAGCTGACCCCTGACGAGGCCGACGCGCTCGGCGACGCCCTCAAGAAGGTCGTCGGCTGA